One genomic region from Ammospiza caudacuta isolate bAmmCau1 chromosome 1, bAmmCau1.pri, whole genome shotgun sequence encodes:
- the PDP1 gene encoding pyruvate dehyrogenase phosphatase catalytic subunit 1 isoform X1 — MLAASCCDRRMCVCPGPRRIAIPVRSSRLPLLSDAMPAPAHLFPLIRNCEISRIGSTACYCHHKHLCCLSSHFAHSHFRYAPQKKFAALYRPKEHFNNFIHARDYASTPQRFYLTPPQVNSILKANEYSFKVPEFDGKNVSSVLGFDSNQLPANAPIEDRRSAATCLQTRGMLLGVFDGHAGCACAQAVSERLFYYIAVSLLPHETLLEIENAVESGRALLPILQWHKHPNDYFSKEASKLYFNSLRTYWQELIDLNSGETTDVREALINAFKRLDNDISLEAQVGDPNSFLNYLVLRVAFSGSTACVAHVDGVDLHVANTGDSRAMLGVQEEDGSWSAVTLSYDHNAQNEHEVERVKMEHPKSEEKSLVKQDRLLGLLMPFRAFGDVKFKWSIELQKRVVESGPDQLNDNEYTKFIPPNYYTPPYLTAEPEVIHHRLRPQDKFLVLATDGLWETMHRQDVARIVGEYLTGVHHQQPIAVGGYKVTLGQMHGLLTERRARISSVFEDQNAATHLIRHAVGNNEFGTVDHERLSKMLSLPEELARMYRDDITIIVVQFNSHVIGAYQNEEL, encoded by the exons ATGTTGGCGGCTTCATGTTGTGACAGGAGAATGTGTGTATGTCCTGGGCCCAGGCGGATCG CAATTCCAGTCCGAAGCTCCAGGCTGCCATTGTTGTCTGATGCCATGCCAGCACCAGCTCATCTGTTCCCATTGATTCGTAACTGTGAGATTAGCAGAATAGGCAGTACTGCGTGCTACTGCCACCATAAACATCTGTGTTGTTTGTCATCTCATTTTGCTCACAGTCACTTCAGATATGCACCACAGAAGAAATTTGCGGCACTTTACAGGCCAAAGGAGCACTTTAATAACTTTATTCACGCAAGGGATTATGCTTCTACACCGCAGAGGTTTTACCTCACCCCTCCACAGGTCAACAGCATCCTGAAGGCAAATGAATACAGTTTCAAAGTGCCAGAATTTGATGGTAAAAATGTAAGTTCTGTTCTTGGCTTCGACAGCAACCAGTTGCCTGCTAATGCTCCAATAGAGGACCGGAGGAGTGCTGCCACTTGTTTACAGACAAGAGGGATGCTTCTGGGTGTGTTTGATGGCCATGCAGGCTGTGCTTGTGCTCAAGCTGTCAGTGAAAGACTGTTTTACTACATTGCTGTCTCTTTGTTACCTCATGAAACTTTACTTGAAatagaaaatgctgtggagagtGGCAGAGCTCTGTTGCCCATTTTACAGTGGCACAAGCATCCCAACGATTATTTTAGCAAAGAGGCTTCCAAGCTTTACTTCAACAGTCTAAGAACTTACTGGCAGGAGCTGATTGATCTCAACAGTGGGGAGACTACTGATGTGAGAGAAGCTTTAATTAATGCCTTTAAGAGGCTTGATAATGATATTTCTTTGGAAGCTCAAGTAGGAGATCCAAATTCTTTTCTCAACTACCTAGTACTGCGAGTAGCATTTTCTGGCTCTACTGCCTGTGTAGCCCACGTGGATGGTGTCGACTTGCATGTTGCTAACACAGGTGACAGCAGAGCAATGCTCGGCGTTCAGGAGGAAGATGGATCTTGGTCTGCAGTTACTTTGTCCTATGACCACAATGCACAAAATGAGCATGAAGTGGAACGTGTGAAAATGGAGCATCCAAAGTCTGAAGAGAAAAGTCTTGTGAAACAAGATCGTCTCTTGGGTCTCTTGATGCCTTTCAGAGCTTTTGGTGATGTGAAGTTTAAATGGAGTATTGAACTGCAGAAGAGAGTAGTGGAATCAGGCCCAGATCAGCTGAATGACAATGAATATACGAAGTTTATTCCTCCAAACTATTACACTCCCCCATACCTCACAGCTGAACCAGAAGTCATACATCACAGGTTACGGCCACAGGATAAATTCCTGGTTTTGGCCACGGATGGGCTGTGGGAGACAATGCACAGGCAAGATGTGGCTAGAATTGTGGGGGAGTACCTCACTGGTGTTCACCACCAACAGCCAATAGCTGTTGGTGGCTATAAGGTAACTTTGGGACAGATGCATGGTCTCTTAACAGAAAGGAGAGCAAGAATCTCTTCAGTATTTGAAGATCAGAATGCAGCAACTCACCTGATACGTCATGCAGTGGGTAACAATGAGTTTGGAACTGTGGATCATGAGCGACTGTCCAAGATGCTGAGTCTTCCAGAAGAGCTGGCTCGAATGTATAGAGATGACATTACAATTATTGTGGTGCAGTTCAATTCACATGTTATAGGCGCATATCAAAATGAGGAATTGTGA
- the PDP1 gene encoding pyruvate dehyrogenase phosphatase catalytic subunit 1 isoform X2 has translation MPAPAHLFPLIRNCEISRIGSTACYCHHKHLCCLSSHFAHSHFRYAPQKKFAALYRPKEHFNNFIHARDYASTPQRFYLTPPQVNSILKANEYSFKVPEFDGKNVSSVLGFDSNQLPANAPIEDRRSAATCLQTRGMLLGVFDGHAGCACAQAVSERLFYYIAVSLLPHETLLEIENAVESGRALLPILQWHKHPNDYFSKEASKLYFNSLRTYWQELIDLNSGETTDVREALINAFKRLDNDISLEAQVGDPNSFLNYLVLRVAFSGSTACVAHVDGVDLHVANTGDSRAMLGVQEEDGSWSAVTLSYDHNAQNEHEVERVKMEHPKSEEKSLVKQDRLLGLLMPFRAFGDVKFKWSIELQKRVVESGPDQLNDNEYTKFIPPNYYTPPYLTAEPEVIHHRLRPQDKFLVLATDGLWETMHRQDVARIVGEYLTGVHHQQPIAVGGYKVTLGQMHGLLTERRARISSVFEDQNAATHLIRHAVGNNEFGTVDHERLSKMLSLPEELARMYRDDITIIVVQFNSHVIGAYQNEEL, from the coding sequence ATGCCAGCACCAGCTCATCTGTTCCCATTGATTCGTAACTGTGAGATTAGCAGAATAGGCAGTACTGCGTGCTACTGCCACCATAAACATCTGTGTTGTTTGTCATCTCATTTTGCTCACAGTCACTTCAGATATGCACCACAGAAGAAATTTGCGGCACTTTACAGGCCAAAGGAGCACTTTAATAACTTTATTCACGCAAGGGATTATGCTTCTACACCGCAGAGGTTTTACCTCACCCCTCCACAGGTCAACAGCATCCTGAAGGCAAATGAATACAGTTTCAAAGTGCCAGAATTTGATGGTAAAAATGTAAGTTCTGTTCTTGGCTTCGACAGCAACCAGTTGCCTGCTAATGCTCCAATAGAGGACCGGAGGAGTGCTGCCACTTGTTTACAGACAAGAGGGATGCTTCTGGGTGTGTTTGATGGCCATGCAGGCTGTGCTTGTGCTCAAGCTGTCAGTGAAAGACTGTTTTACTACATTGCTGTCTCTTTGTTACCTCATGAAACTTTACTTGAAatagaaaatgctgtggagagtGGCAGAGCTCTGTTGCCCATTTTACAGTGGCACAAGCATCCCAACGATTATTTTAGCAAAGAGGCTTCCAAGCTTTACTTCAACAGTCTAAGAACTTACTGGCAGGAGCTGATTGATCTCAACAGTGGGGAGACTACTGATGTGAGAGAAGCTTTAATTAATGCCTTTAAGAGGCTTGATAATGATATTTCTTTGGAAGCTCAAGTAGGAGATCCAAATTCTTTTCTCAACTACCTAGTACTGCGAGTAGCATTTTCTGGCTCTACTGCCTGTGTAGCCCACGTGGATGGTGTCGACTTGCATGTTGCTAACACAGGTGACAGCAGAGCAATGCTCGGCGTTCAGGAGGAAGATGGATCTTGGTCTGCAGTTACTTTGTCCTATGACCACAATGCACAAAATGAGCATGAAGTGGAACGTGTGAAAATGGAGCATCCAAAGTCTGAAGAGAAAAGTCTTGTGAAACAAGATCGTCTCTTGGGTCTCTTGATGCCTTTCAGAGCTTTTGGTGATGTGAAGTTTAAATGGAGTATTGAACTGCAGAAGAGAGTAGTGGAATCAGGCCCAGATCAGCTGAATGACAATGAATATACGAAGTTTATTCCTCCAAACTATTACACTCCCCCATACCTCACAGCTGAACCAGAAGTCATACATCACAGGTTACGGCCACAGGATAAATTCCTGGTTTTGGCCACGGATGGGCTGTGGGAGACAATGCACAGGCAAGATGTGGCTAGAATTGTGGGGGAGTACCTCACTGGTGTTCACCACCAACAGCCAATAGCTGTTGGTGGCTATAAGGTAACTTTGGGACAGATGCATGGTCTCTTAACAGAAAGGAGAGCAAGAATCTCTTCAGTATTTGAAGATCAGAATGCAGCAACTCACCTGATACGTCATGCAGTGGGTAACAATGAGTTTGGAACTGTGGATCATGAGCGACTGTCCAAGATGCTGAGTCTTCCAGAAGAGCTGGCTCGAATGTATAGAGATGACATTACAATTATTGTGGTGCAGTTCAATTCACATGTTATAGGCGCATATCAAAATGAGGAATTGTGA